The genomic interval TGCTCACCAGATAGATGCCGGCGATGCCGTTCAGCAGAAAAGTGATCACATAAAACGGCATGCCGAAGTTGACGCGGGCATGGTAATCGCTGTCTTCATGGCGGCCGAAACGCGCATAGTCGAAGGTGTACATCATCAAAATCCACACCCCCATGTAATACGTGAAGCAGTTCCACCAACCGTACTGGGGCGGCTCGGCCGGGCCGAAGGAGAGCCACTGCGGCTGATAACCGTAATGGCCGATGGACACCGCTACCGTCACGCCCAACCCCAGCAAATAGAACGGCAGCAGTACGCCGTTGAACTTGTCCAGCCAGTGCTGCACGCTGCCGAAAATCAGCGGCACGCTATAAAGCACCACCACCAGCGCCGCCCAGTGATAGGGCAACTGCGGAAACAGATGATTAATGGCAAAGGCGATGACCGAACCTTCAAACACCGCGTAGTAAATCGCGGTGGAAAAGAAAATCAGCGTCGCCAACGCCGAACCGACGCGGCCGAACAACTGGCCGGAAAACGCCGCCACCGACAGGCCGCTGCGGATGGCGAAGCGGCTGATCACCGCGTTGATCAACCCATAGCACACCACCGACAACGCCATACCGATGATGGCGTTACGCGCGCCGTAATTCAGCGCCAGCGACGCGCCCACCACAATATAGAAAATGGCGCTGCATACCGCCCACCATGCCATCGTCAGGGAGAGTTTCCCCATCCGCTCCGCAACCGTCACGGTTTCGGCGGGCGTATTCACGGCCCCCTGAACTTGAGATAAGTCAGTCATCGCACAACCTCCAGATACCGATATCAACGAGTAAAGGCCGAACGATCCCGCCATGCTGAACCCGTCAGCACGGTAGGCGATGACGTCCGGGGTGTCAGACGGTTATCCGCCACGGCGCCGGGTGTTGGCTGCTATGCCATGGCGAAAACCGGATCAGTGAGTCAACAAATGCGCCAGTCGCGCCAGTCGGCGCTGATAATGCTGGCGCGCCGCCAGCGCCTGCTCCATCGTCACCGGCACGAAACGCACCCGATGATGGGGTTGCAGTTGCCCGACGATATCCAGATCGACGCTAATCACCGTCCCCAGCGTCATATACCCGCCGCCGGAGACCGCGTCGCGCAACAAAATGATCGGCTCCAACCCGCCCGGCACCTGCACCGACCCGATGGGATAACAGGCATCGACGATATTCGACGGGTCGGAACCGGCGCCAAACGGCGGCGTGCGTGGTTCGAACGCCAGCGGCGCGCCGCCCTTGAGGCGATAGCCGATGCGGTCTGCTTCGGTGCCGACCGTCCACTCATCGGCAAAAAAACGCGCGACCGCCGCCGGCGTCAGCCGATGGATATACAAACCGGGCACCATGCGCAGCGTCACCGACTTCTCCAGCACCGGCAGGCAATCCGCCGGCACCGTGGTTCCCGCTCTCGACGGGTAAGCCGCGGTTCCTAGCGGCAACGCATCATTGGCCGCCAGCCGCCGTCCCTGATAACCGCCCAACGCGCCCAAGGTATAGGTGGAACGGCTGCCCAACGCTTCCGGCACCGCAATACCGCCCGCCACCGCCAGATAAGCCCGGCAGCCCGCCGATGCGGGCCCGAAACGCAGCACCTGGCCGGCACGCACGGCAAAGGCGGTATCCAGCGGCATCTCCATACCGTCCAGCACCGGTTTCATGCGCGCGCCGCTGACCGCGACGGTTGCCTCGCCGGCGAACTGTAGCTCCGGCCCCAGTAGCGTCATTTCCAGCACCGCCGCATCCGCTGCGTTACCCACCAGCAGATTGGCAAGCCGCAGCGAGTATTGATCCAGCCCGCCGGACGGCGGAATGCCCAGATGGTAAAACCCTTCACGGCCGCCGTCCTGCACCGACGTCGCCAACCCCGGTTTGATGACATTAATCTGCATACAGCACCCCCTGAAGGTAGTGTTTGTAACCGGCGGGATCGGCGAGAAACACATCCAGCTCAAACGTCACCGGTCGGATGCGCAGGCTGAACGCCCCCGCCTCCACCGCGCTGACATCCTGCTGGTAACGCGCCAGATCGATCGGCGTGAACTGTACGATGTCGCCGGCGCGGAAAAACACCATCGACGATTGCAGATAGTCGAGACGCTGCGCCGGATCGTAGATCGGCGCAGGCGTCACGCCGAACAACTGATATCCCCCCGCGCCGCGTACCGAGTAGATACAGCCGAAACAGCCGCCGTGTCCCAACGCCAGTTTGGGCGTATCGGTACGCGGGCGCAGGTACTTCGGCACCTGGATCTGCTGCGGGCGATCCACCATCTGGTACATGAACGGCAGCCCGGCGACGAACCCGACCATCGAGACAAACCACGGCGTACCGCTGTGCGCCTCGATAAAGGCCGCTACATCCTGATAACCGTTGATACGGGCGGCGTATTCCAAATCCGTGGCGTCCGGCTCCTGATGCCGGTCGCGAAACCGCATCAAGGTGTCGTGCGTCCAGGGGTCGTTGTACAGCACCGGAATTTCGATGATGCGCGTCTCCAACCGCGTCATATGCTGCGCCTGAAGCTCCCGCTGTTTCACCTGTTCCAGCAGCGCCGACGGCGCCACCACATCCGGATTGAAACGAATCTGAAACGACGCATTCGCCAGACAAATATCCAGCACGCCGGGGATCGCCTGCTGTTCCAGCGCCCGGGTCATCGCCAGCCCGCGGAAAAACGCGGACAACGACATGGCCTCGTCGATCTCGGCGAACAGATGCTCATCACCGCCGAAGGTATAACGGATCTCGCGCGCATCCATCTCAGCGTCCTCCCCGGCAAACCTGAACGGGCTGGCTATCGTCGGCCAGCAGCCATTGTTCCAGCGAGGTGGTATCAAACCGGCCGGCGCGCAGGCGCGAGTCCGCCAATAACCATTGATGCAACGATTGGGTGGTGGTGACGCCGCTAATCCGTAGTTGTCGCAGCGCCTGCTCGGCACGGTTGAGCGTCTGTGGGCGATCCTCGCCGTAGACCACCAATTTGGCCAGCAGCGAATCGTAATACGGCGGCACCTTGTAGCCGTTGAACAGATGGCTGTCGATACGGATCCCGTCGCCCTGCGGCCAGACAATCTTTTCCACTACGCCGGGGCAGGGAAAGAAGTTGCGCGCCGGATCTTCGGCGTTGATGCGCATTTCGCAGGCGCAGCCCGACAACACGATATCCTGCTGACGTAAACCGAGCGGTTCACCGCCGGCAATGCGCAGCATCCACTGCACCAGATCGATGCCAGTGACCATTTCCGTCACCGGGTGCTCCACCTGAATACGGGTGTTCATCTCGATGAAATAGAAGGCGTCGCGTTCGGCGTCGTACAGATATTCCAGCGTACCGGCGCTGCGGTAGCGCAACTGCCGCGCCAGTTGCAACGCGCTCAGACACAGCGCCTCGCGCTGCTGCGTGTTCAGCGCGGCGGACGGCGCCTCCTCGAACACTTTCTGCCGACGACGCTGCAACGAGCACTCGCGTTCGTACAGGTGCACGGCCTGTTCGCCATCCCCCAGGATCTGTACCTCGATATGACGGGCATGCTGAATAAACCGTTCCAGATACACCTCGCCGCTGCCAAACGCCGCCCGGGCTTCACTCTGGGCGATCGGAAACTCCCGCGCCAGCTCATCGGCGTTGCGCACCACCCGGATACCGCGGCCACCGCCGCCCGCCGCCGCCTTGACCAACAGCGGATAGCCGATCTCCTGCGCGCAGCGCTTTGCGTCCTCCAGCGAGTGCAGCGCATCGGAACCGGGCACCACCGGCACCCCCGCCGCCTGCGCGGTGCGGCGCGCCATCGCTTTATCCCCCATCAGGCGGATCGTCTCCGCCGTCGGGCCGACGAAAATCAGACCGGCCTGCTCCACCGCTTCGGCGAAGGCGGCGTTTTCAGCAAGAAAACCATACCCCGGATGAATGGCGTCGACGCCGTGCGTCTGCGCCGCCCGCAGCAGTGCGTCCTGATTCAGATAGCTCTGGTCAGCCCGTGCCGGCCCTAAAATACAGACTTCATCCGCCAGACGCGCCGGCAGCGCATCGGCATCCGCCTCGCTGCACGCCGCCACGGTGGCAATTCCCAGGTTGCGGGCGGCATGAATGATACGAACGGCGATCTCGCCCCGGTTGGCAATAAGCAGTTTTTTGATCGGCTGATGCATTTCCGCCTCCTCTTCTCTTTAACCTGACGCCGCAGGCGAAAACAGTTATCTATCGGTTTTTATGATGGCTATTACCTGGCCCGGTTCGAGCGCATCGCCGTTATTTACGCAGAAAGAAATCAATTCACCGTCCTGCTCAGCATAAACTTCACTAAACTGTTTCATCACTTCAATCAGCCCAATAACCGTATTGGCACTGACCGGTTGATTCTCCTGAATAAACAGCGGCGCATCCGGCGCGGGTTGACGATAAAAAATACCCGGCAAAGGAGAGCAGACTTCATAATTTTTCATTACCACAACCCCTTATAATTATTTATTAATAACCGATTCAGATAAATAACGCCGCAAAGGAGAACAGACTTGGATATTGGCCTCTGCCAACGCTTCGCGCGTCTGTTTGATTAATGCCAATGCCCCCGGCGTATCGCTATGAATACAAATTGAGTCGAATTCAATATTAATCTCCATCCCCTCGACGGTGGTGACTTTCCCCTCGCGGCAGGCACGAACCACCCGGGCGGCGACATGCTGCGGATCCAGCGCCTCAACCCGGCGGGTAAACACGATAGAACCGCTGACGTCATACTCCCTATCACCATAAAATTCACAAATAACAGGGTGTTGCAGAGCAACCGCTTCCTGCCAGACCATCGAGCCGTGCATGCAGTACAGGCGTAAGGTCGGGTCGAGACGGTGTAATGTCTCAACAAACAACCGCGCCGCATCCCGATCGCGGGCCAGATGCATATACAGCGCGCCATGCGGTTTGACATGCTGCAACGGCAATACCGACAGGCGCGAAAATTCCCGTAATGCACCGATCTGATAAATAATGTCATTCACTATTTCGTGCGGTTGTACATTAATATGACGCCGACCAAAACCGACGAAATCCCGGAATCCCGGATGCGCGCCAACAGCAACTTGATGATATTTCGCCAATTCAATGGTGTGCCGCATGATATTGGGATCGCCGGCATGAAAACCGGTGGCAATATTTGCCGAGCTGATGTAATTCATTATTTCTTTATCAACATCATCACCTATTTTCCACGGCCCAACGTTTTCGCCCATATCGGAATTCAGATCGATTTCATATTTCATAATTATTTCTTATTTGTGACGTACATGTTTAAAAATAATATAGGGTCACTTTTTTCCATTCGGAAAGACGTATTTTTCGATGACTGACTATCTGAAAAACAGAACGCTTGTTGCGGAGAACCTCATGATTACGCTGCGTCAGATTCGCTACTTCGTCGCCACCGCCGAGATGGGGCAGATCTCTCAGGCCGCCATTCAACTCAACATTTCGCAATCCGCGGTCACTACCGCGATTCAGGAGCTGGAGGGCATGCTGGGCAAAGCGTTGTTCCAGCGTTCAGTGCACGGCATGACGCTGACGGAAAATGGGAACTACTTTCTCAACCACGCCTACGCCATCCTGCGCAGCGTCGACGACGCCACCAACATTCCGCTCACCGACGACCGGATGAAAGGGTCGCTAAACATGGCCGCCAGCTATACCGTGATGGGTTACTTCCTGCCCTTCCATCTGCAACGCCTGTCCTATGGTTTTCCCCACCTCACCCTCAATCTGAATGAACGGGAACGCAGCGATATCGAACGGGGGTTGCTCGACCGCTCGCTGGATCTGTCGCTGGTGCTGACCGCCAACCTGACTCACCCCGCCATCACCGCCGAGACGTTGTTCAACTCAGAGCGCCGCCTGTGGCTGCCCAGCCGCCATCCGTTGTGCGACCAACCGGAGGTCAGCCTGGCGGATGTGGCGAACGAACCCTTTATCATGCTGACCGTCGATGAAGCGGATCACAGCGCCATGCGCTATTGGGAACAGAGCGGGCACCGCCCGAAAGTGATGCTGCGCACCAGTTCCGTGGAGGCGGTACGCAGCATGGTGGCGAATGGGCTGGGCGTGGCGATCCTGTCGGATCTGGTGTACCGCCCCTGGTCGCTGGAGGGACGGCGGATTGAAACCCGCTCGCTGACGGATCGGGTACACCCGATGAGCGTCGGGCTGGCCTGGTATCGCGACGCCGACTTCACGCCGGCGATGCAGGCCATCAGGGAGTATTTCCGTAATGTCTTTTTGACGCCGCAGTTGGCGTCGACGCGGCGTTAAGCCGGGCGCGGCGTGAAACGCAGCGCCATCAGCATCAAGCCGATAACCCCCACGCCCATAATGACCCAGGCGCTCTCCAGGCCGTGGGTATGCTGGCGGATAAACCCGGCCAGCAACGGCATCAGGCTGGCGATCAGATAGCCCCCGCCCTGCACGAAGCCCATCAGCGATCCGGCCTGTTGCGCGTTTTCCACATGATCCAGCGCGATAATCAACGACAGTGGAAACAACGCGCCGATCCCCAGCCCCAATGCCAGCATGATGGGGATCACCAGCGCCTGCGGCGCCAGCAGCAGCCCGATCAACCCCAGCAGCAGCAGCGCCAGCACCGGCAACAACAGATAACGCCGATCAGGAAAACGGTTGATCAGCGCGGAAACCAGCAAACCAGCCATCACTTCCGTCAGCGTCAACCCACCCAGCAGCAACCCGCTACGCACCGGGCTCACCCCCAGTTGTACGTAGTAAGGCGGCAGCCAGGCCAGCACCAGCGTATAGGCGGCGGTGCCTACGCCGAAGAAAACCATCAGCGCCCAGCTGCGGTTGAGGGGCGCTTCGACTTTCCGCATCCTGCGCTCTTCCGGCTGGAACGAAACGGTGATCAACCATGCTATCACCGCCACCGTCGCCAGCACGCTCCAGGAGGACAACGCGCCGTCCCAGCCAATACGTGCCGCCATCGGCGAAGCACTGGCGGCCGCCATCGCCGCACCGCCCATGATGGCGGTGGTATACAGCCCCATCAACCGACTGCTCTGGGTACTGAAGCAATGGCGGATGAAAGAGGGCACCAGCGCCTGGATCAACGCAATCCCCATACCCGCCAGCGCCGCCGTAAACAGCAGCCCCGCCGCATCGTTCAGCCAGGCGCGCAGCAGACAGGCCACCGCAATCCCGATAATGCCGAAGCCGATGCCGCGGTGCTCGCCCAGCCACGACTGCAACCAGCCGCCGGCCAGCGCGCACAGCCCCATCGCGAAAACCGGCAGGGTGGTCAGCAGACCGGCTTCGGCATCGCTCATCCCCGTCGCCGACTGAATCTGATTCAGTAGCGGCCCGATCCCCGCCAGCACCGGGCGAAGGTTCAATCCCAGCAAAATAATGGTCAACATGGCGAAAAATGGTGATCCTGAACGGACGGTGGTCGTCATAACATTCCCTTATTGGCATGGCAGCTTATTACGTTCTAGAATATCTTTACACAAAGTATCTTAACGTCAAGATAAATAACGCTCATGAAAACTCGCGCTGATACCGCCTATGAACAATGGCGACGTGAACGACCGGATATCGACCCGTTTCCGATGCGGGTCACTGGCAGGCTCTTCGAAGCTGCGCTGCGTCTGGAACGGGATAACCTCAACCCGCTGTTTGCCCGGCACGAGCTGCGCCCCGGTGAATTTGACGTGCTGGCGACGTTGCGCCGCGCCGGCGCGCCCTATGCGCTGACGCCGACACAGTTGTACGAAGCATTGTTGATCTCGTCCGGCGGCATGACCAACCGTCTCGACCGCCTGGAACAGGCGAAACTGGTAGAACGACGCCGTAATCCGCAGGATCGACGCGGCACGTTGGTGGTGCTGACCGACAAAGGGTTTGATGTTATGGAGGCGCTGCTGGAACGGCATGTGGAGAATGAACGACAGTTGCTGTCGTCGCTGAGCGAAGAAGAGCAGCGGCTGCTGGATGGACTGCTCGCCAAACTGCTCGCCGGTTTACCCACGGCATAAGAAGCGTTGACCACGCTTTGCAACGGCATCCACGTCAACCGGTGACGAGCGGGCATCTGGGCGCACCCATAAAAAAATCCGCTCCGAAGAGCGGATTTTTCAGGACACGCAAGCGGAT from Musicola paradisiaca NCPPB 2511 carries:
- a CDS encoding purine-cytosine permease family protein, which encodes MTDLSQVQGAVNTPAETVTVAERMGKLSLTMAWWAVCSAIFYIVVGASLALNYGARNAIIGMALSVVCYGLINAVISRFAIRSGLSVAAFSGQLFGRVGSALATLIFFSTAIYYAVFEGSVIAFAINHLFPQLPYHWAALVVVLYSVPLIFGSVQHWLDKFNGVLLPFYLLGLGVTVAVSIGHYGYQPQWLSFGPAEPPQYGWWNCFTYYMGVWILMMYTFDYARFGRHEDSDYHARVNFGMPFYVITFLLNGIAGIYLVSSFAQQNGVSETAVVVNILNLLGFWGLLFVWVTQTRINTANYYLATMNMQVFFDRLFRLRYRKIVWACVAGAAVYVLMLADVFAYILQALAYQGVFVVAWVGVALAHIFLARPQSSPETPATFNLVGLSAWFFSVVVGIILMHGTPLMQSLSAPLTFLIALLLYGVLRRQAV
- a CDS encoding 5-oxoprolinase subunit C family protein yields the protein MQINVIKPGLATSVQDGGREGFYHLGIPPSGGLDQYSLRLANLLVGNAADAAVLEMTLLGPELQFAGEATVAVSGARMKPVLDGMEMPLDTAFAVRAGQVLRFGPASAGCRAYLAVAGGIAVPEALGSRSTYTLGALGGYQGRRLAANDALPLGTAAYPSRAGTTVPADCLPVLEKSVTLRMVPGLYIHRLTPAAVARFFADEWTVGTEADRIGYRLKGGAPLAFEPRTPPFGAGSDPSNIVDACYPIGSVQVPGGLEPIILLRDAVSGGGYMTLGTVISVDLDIVGQLQPHHRVRFVPVTMEQALAARQHYQRRLARLAHLLTH
- a CDS encoding 5-oxoprolinase subunit B family protein — its product is MDAREIRYTFGGDEHLFAEIDEAMSLSAFFRGLAMTRALEQQAIPGVLDICLANASFQIRFNPDVVAPSALLEQVKQRELQAQHMTRLETRIIEIPVLYNDPWTHDTLMRFRDRHQEPDATDLEYAARINGYQDVAAFIEAHSGTPWFVSMVGFVAGLPFMYQMVDRPQQIQVPKYLRPRTDTPKLALGHGGCFGCIYSVRGAGGYQLFGVTPAPIYDPAQRLDYLQSSMVFFRAGDIVQFTPIDLARYQQDVSAVEAGAFSLRIRPVTFELDVFLADPAGYKHYLQGVLYAD
- a CDS encoding acetyl-CoA carboxylase biotin carboxylase subunit → MHQPIKKLLIANRGEIAVRIIHAARNLGIATVAACSEADADALPARLADEVCILGPARADQSYLNQDALLRAAQTHGVDAIHPGYGFLAENAAFAEAVEQAGLIFVGPTAETIRLMGDKAMARRTAQAAGVPVVPGSDALHSLEDAKRCAQEIGYPLLVKAAAGGGGRGIRVVRNADELAREFPIAQSEARAAFGSGEVYLERFIQHARHIEVQILGDGEQAVHLYERECSLQRRRQKVFEEAPSAALNTQQREALCLSALQLARQLRYRSAGTLEYLYDAERDAFYFIEMNTRIQVEHPVTEMVTGIDLVQWMLRIAGGEPLGLRQQDIVLSGCACEMRINAEDPARNFFPCPGVVEKIVWPQGDGIRIDSHLFNGYKVPPYYDSLLAKLVVYGEDRPQTLNRAEQALRQLRISGVTTTQSLHQWLLADSRLRAGRFDTTSLEQWLLADDSQPVQVCRGGR
- a CDS encoding acetyl-CoA carboxylase, yielding MKNYEVCSPLPGIFYRQPAPDAPLFIQENQPVSANTVIGLIEVMKQFSEVYAEQDGELISFCVNNGDALEPGQVIAIIKTDR
- a CDS encoding 5-oxoprolinase subunit PxpA, translated to MKYEIDLNSDMGENVGPWKIGDDVDKEIMNYISSANIATGFHAGDPNIMRHTIELAKYHQVAVGAHPGFRDFVGFGRRHINVQPHEIVNDIIYQIGALREFSRLSVLPLQHVKPHGALYMHLARDRDAARLFVETLHRLDPTLRLYCMHGSMVWQEAVALQHPVICEFYGDREYDVSGSIVFTRRVEALDPQHVAARVVRACREGKVTTVEGMEINIEFDSICIHSDTPGALALIKQTREALAEANIQVCSPLRRYLSESVINK
- a CDS encoding LysR family transcriptional regulator → MITLRQIRYFVATAEMGQISQAAIQLNISQSAVTTAIQELEGMLGKALFQRSVHGMTLTENGNYFLNHAYAILRSVDDATNIPLTDDRMKGSLNMAASYTVMGYFLPFHLQRLSYGFPHLTLNLNERERSDIERGLLDRSLDLSLVLTANLTHPAITAETLFNSERRLWLPSRHPLCDQPEVSLADVANEPFIMLTVDEADHSAMRYWEQSGHRPKVMLRTSSVEAVRSMVANGLGVAILSDLVYRPWSLEGRRIETRSLTDRVHPMSVGLAWYRDADFTPAMQAIREYFRNVFLTPQLASTRR
- a CDS encoding MFS transporter, with product MTTTVRSGSPFFAMLTIILLGLNLRPVLAGIGPLLNQIQSATGMSDAEAGLLTTLPVFAMGLCALAGGWLQSWLGEHRGIGFGIIGIAVACLLRAWLNDAAGLLFTAALAGMGIALIQALVPSFIRHCFSTQSSRLMGLYTTAIMGGAAMAAASASPMAARIGWDGALSSWSVLATVAVIAWLITVSFQPEERRMRKVEAPLNRSWALMVFFGVGTAAYTLVLAWLPPYYVQLGVSPVRSGLLLGGLTLTEVMAGLLVSALINRFPDRRYLLLPVLALLLLGLIGLLLAPQALVIPIMLALGLGIGALFPLSLIIALDHVENAQQAGSLMGFVQGGGYLIASLMPLLAGFIRQHTHGLESAWVIMGVGVIGLMLMALRFTPRPA
- a CDS encoding MarR family winged helix-turn-helix transcriptional regulator, coding for MKTRADTAYEQWRRERPDIDPFPMRVTGRLFEAALRLERDNLNPLFARHELRPGEFDVLATLRRAGAPYALTPTQLYEALLISSGGMTNRLDRLEQAKLVERRRNPQDRRGTLVVLTDKGFDVMEALLERHVENERQLLSSLSEEEQRLLDGLLAKLLAGLPTA